The Oryctolagus cuniculus chromosome 12, mOryCun1.1, whole genome shotgun sequence genomic interval TCTGTCTGCCTCCACACCTCTGTCAGCTCCAGGGTCACAGGCACACACCGCCTCCAGCTTTTGGCCTGTTGGGGACAGGAAAGACGTGGGTCAGAGAGGGGAGCAGCCCTCGCTGTGGGCAGGCCCAGGGAGTAAGTGGTACCTGGAAGCAGAAGCGTGGGGGCTGGGAGCCCTTGGTTACCGGTGGCAGCTGCAGGAAGTCCCCACAGATGATGAGCTGGATCCCTCCAAACGGCTTATTCTGCTGCCGCACAGCTCTGCAGAGGAGCCCTGGTGCTttaggggctggggtggggcagacTCCCCCCAGACCCACCAGCTCCCAGCCCTCCCTCACTGCCCTTGCTGCACGTACTGACCTGGCCACGGCCTCCAGCTTGTCAAACAGGTCCGCCTCCACCATGGAGATCTCGTCAATGACCAGCCGCTGGCAGCTCAGCCAGCCCTGCCGCACCCCCGGCCGCTGGGCCAGGGCCACACACTGGGCCAGAGGAGCCTGGCCAGAGCCAATGCCTGCGAGGGAAAATTTTCAGCCTGGGCAGAGACTCCaacatccccctcccccaacctgaCCTCCAGACCTGGTTTGCTCTTAGCCTGAGCCCCGGGGCCTCACTCACCTGCAAAGGCATGGAGGGTGGTACCCCCGATGTGGCAGGCTGCCACCCCAGTGCTGGCAGTGGCCACGGTgcctgtggggggcagggagcccaGGATACGCTTCAGCAGGTATGACTTCCCTGTTCCTGGGCCGGAAGCAGAGTCAGGGCCGcctgctcccccctcccacccccccaagGCCGCCCTGCCAGTGCCCTGCCCACTACCTGCACTTCCGGTGAAGAAGACACTCTGGCCTCGCAGGACGGCCCCCAGCACGGCAGCCTGCTCCTCCGAGAGCTGCCGCTTGGCAGGCGGCAAGTTCAGCCTCTTCACAGGCAGCGGCCACCTTGGGGCATCCTGGGAAGACCAGGCTGTCTCGGGGGCTGCCCTGGTTGACCTGGAGCTCCTGCCAGCCACTCCTGGGGTTCGGGTCTCTCCTTGTGCCCGGAAGATGTGCAGTGTGGACCTGGATCCTCCATCAGCTCCCTCGCTGGGTTCCCTAACCCTTTGTGTCTTGCCACCCAATTTCCCTTCTCACTTCTCTTTCTATCACAAGCCTGTCTCTGTCACCTCAAagctctgaagccaggggccgacactgtggcatggcaggtgaagccaccaacCGCAacaccagatcccatatgggcactggttcactgatttgagtcccggctgctccacttcccatctggctccctgcgaatgcacctgggaaagcagcagaggatggcccaagcacttgggcccctgcagccatgggggagacctggatggagttccttggggagtgaatcagaggatggaagatctctctgtctctccctctccctctctgtaactctgcctttcaaatacctaGATAAAACAACAAAACCACTCCAGGCAAATCCTGCCTAGCCAAGGCCCCTTCTTGCCCCAAGTTCTCATCAGCTCCGTCTCCATCCACCTGCCCCATTACCCGAGTAGTCTCAGACCCCTCATATGTCCCCCTATCTTGTTAGATGTTGgctgccctggccactgctgaCCACCAAGGCCTCTCCCCCTGGCCTGCTACACTCTCCTCCTCACCTTTCCAGGGTCTCTTCTCGACTTTCTAGTAGCCTGGATCCCCTTCCCTGTTGTCTTACCCAGTGTCAGTCCCCACATCCCTGTCATACTTAGACGTCCCAAGGACGTTCAGAGACGCCCCGCTCGTGTCCTCACCGTGGTGGGCCTGGCGCTTCTCCCCGGCTCCTCAGGCTGCTTCTCCAGAGTAGTGTCCGGCCCCCGGGGCGCCGCCACGCGCTGCAGCTCCTCGGGCTGCACGGGGCTGACCGTGACGAAGTCTCGGGGCCGTGGGCCGAGCAGCTGCGCGCGGGCAGAGGCCGGTCCGGGCCCCGGGGCCGTGGCGAGCTTGAGGCGCAGCGTGCGCAGAAAGCGGCGCAGGCGGTCGGGCGGGCAGTCGGAGAGCAGCAGCTGCACCGTGCCCGGGCGCGGGGCGCAGGCGGCCGGCAGCCGCAGCGTGGAGCGCCCCGCGGCGGCGAAGCGCGTGAAGAGGCGCGCGGCGCGCAGCGGGAAGCAGCGCGCCCGCCCCGCGGGCCCCGGAGCCTGCAGCCGCAGCATCAGCTCGCGGCGCTCGTTACGGCCCAGGCTCAGCTCCGCTGTGCGCAGGGCCTGGCGCCTTCGCGGCTGCCCGCCGGGGCTTAGCTCCTCCACTGCTACGCGGCACCGCAGCTCCGCGTCGTCACATTCCGCGGCCGCAGCCCGGGTGCCCGAGAGCATCGCCTCGGCTTCTGACGCTCTGCGGAGAGACCAGCGCACAGGGGTGACGGTGGCTTCGGAGACACAATGGGTGG includes:
- the PIF1 gene encoding ATP-dependent DNA helicase PIF1 — encoded protein: MLSGTRAAAAECDDAELRCRVAVEELSPGGQPRRRQALRTAELSLGRNERRELMLRLQAPGPAGRARCFPLRAARLFTRFAAAGRSTLRLPAACAPRPGTVQLLLSDCPPDRLRRFLRTLRLKLATAPGPGPASARAQLLGPRPRDFVTVSPVQPEELQRVAAPRGPDTTLEKQPEEPGRSARPTTDAPRWPLPVKRLNLPPAKRQLSEEQAAVLGAVLRGQSVFFTGSAGTGKSYLLKRILGSLPPTGTVATASTGVAACHIGGTTLHAFAGIGSGQAPLAQCVALAQRPGVRQGWLSCQRLVIDEISMVEADLFDKLEAVARAVRQQNKPFGGIQLIICGDFLQLPPVTKGSQPPRFCFQAKSWRRCVPVTLELTEVWRQTDQTFISLLQAVRLGRCSDEVTRQLRATAAHKVGRDGIVATRLCTHQDDVALTNEKRLQELPGEIHSFEAMDSDPELAQTLDAQCPVGRLLQLKRGAQVMLVKNLAVSRGLVNGARGVVVGFEAEGRGLPQVRFLCGVTEVIHVDHWTVNGTGGQVLSRKQLPLQLAWALSIHKSQGMSLDCVEISLGRVFASGQAYVALSRARSLQGLRVLDFDPAVVRCDPRVLHFYATLRRARGLSLESPSDNEAVSDQENVDPGL